A genomic window from Anthocerotibacter panamensis C109 includes:
- a CDS encoding TetR/AcrR family transcriptional regulator: protein MARHKEFDRETVLEKAMTTFWRLGYEATSVQDLVEEMGINRASLYDTFGDKRTLYLSALDYYRQKFVTGVFHQLEQPGSAKAVLADFIRTFAQDAVLDRQRKGCLLTNSAVELGPHDEDCAQRVVENLRWIEDLFYRLLLRAEAQEELTPGRDLQALARFFTSNLQGLQVLAKVDPDPARIQDVVKVMLMVL from the coding sequence ATGGCAAGACACAAAGAATTTGACCGTGAAACGGTGCTGGAGAAGGCGATGACGACCTTCTGGCGCTTGGGCTATGAAGCCACATCCGTACAGGATCTGGTCGAAGAGATGGGGATCAATCGGGCGAGCCTCTATGACACCTTTGGGGACAAGCGGACGCTGTACCTGAGTGCCCTGGACTACTACCGGCAAAAGTTCGTCACGGGGGTTTTCCATCAATTGGAGCAGCCCGGTTCAGCCAAGGCAGTCCTGGCAGACTTTATTCGCACCTTTGCCCAAGATGCTGTCCTCGACCGCCAGCGCAAGGGCTGTTTGCTCACCAATTCGGCGGTGGAACTTGGTCCTCACGACGAGGACTGTGCCCAACGGGTGGTCGAAAACCTCCGGTGGATCGAAGACCTCTTCTATCGGCTCTTGCTGCGTGCTGAAGCGCAGGAGGAACTCACCCCCGGACGGGACCTACAAGCTCTAGCCCGCTTCTTTACCAGCAACCTCCAGGGCTTACAGGTTTTAGCTAAAGTGGACCCTGATCCCGCCCGCATCCAGGATGTCGTAAAGGTTATGCTCATGGTGCTCTAA
- a CDS encoding glycosyltransferase family 4 protein, with the protein MAKLLIVPGSCDALGGTLVTLALLLKGLQQVQGHDRVVVLVRRGSYMEGYLRDFGGGAFLELITAANQSYFFQAALDWVDRQPRNYPLLLDNCVERPLLGALTLWALRLRLSGRSCFHFCHDLARSHHPLGYFTRKLAFGLLKPKALCNSYFTSTQIHSLMPDIRGVMYQPVDLVRFNSNLSLPPLALQPILERKLPVMLTPSRLNKPGIVNDKNLRALPPILAHLKDLGHPHHGVVVGEDTSSDGSHTRDLLAVAERWGVANLFTVLPPTLAIADYYRFARVVVTLAPREPFGRTVVEALAVGTAVVGSSTGGIGEILGQVAPDWRVDPTDPRQAAETVVRIRQDPTTPQKLAHARRWVEQTCSTAVYARRMLELTGLMRPLLAGREP; encoded by the coding sequence ATGGCTAAATTGTTGATTGTCCCTGGCTCTTGTGATGCCCTGGGGGGAACTTTAGTCACCCTCGCCCTACTCCTCAAGGGGCTCCAACAGGTGCAGGGCCATGACCGAGTGGTGGTCTTGGTGCGCCGGGGATCGTACATGGAGGGCTATCTGCGCGACTTTGGTGGGGGAGCTTTCCTGGAGCTGATCACAGCAGCTAACCAATCCTATTTTTTCCAGGCGGCCCTCGACTGGGTGGACCGGCAGCCGCGCAATTATCCCTTGCTGCTAGATAACTGCGTCGAGCGCCCCTTGCTAGGAGCACTGACTCTGTGGGCACTCCGCTTGCGCTTGAGTGGGCGCTCTTGCTTCCATTTCTGCCATGATCTGGCCCGCTCTCACCATCCCTTGGGCTACTTCACCCGCAAGTTGGCTTTTGGTCTGCTCAAGCCGAAGGCCCTCTGCAATTCCTATTTTACGAGCACACAGATCCACAGCCTGATGCCGGATATCCGGGGCGTGATGTACCAACCGGTGGACCTCGTCCGCTTCAATAGCAACCTCAGCCTTCCCCCGCTGGCCCTACAACCCATTTTGGAGCGCAAGCTGCCGGTGATGCTGACCCCGTCGCGGCTGAATAAGCCGGGGATCGTCAATGACAAAAATCTGCGGGCACTGCCTCCTATCCTGGCCCACCTCAAAGACCTAGGCCATCCCCATCACGGCGTCGTGGTCGGCGAGGACACCTCCTCGGACGGGAGCCATACTCGGGATTTGCTGGCGGTGGCGGAGCGCTGGGGGGTGGCGAATCTATTTACTGTGCTACCGCCGACCTTGGCGATTGCGGACTATTATCGCTTCGCGCGGGTGGTGGTCACGCTCGCTCCGCGTGAGCCTTTTGGACGGACCGTAGTCGAAGCCCTCGCTGTAGGAACAGCGGTGGTAGGGAGTTCGACGGGCGGGATTGGCGAAATCTTGGGTCAGGTGGCCCCGGATTGGCGGGTGGACCCCACGGATCCCCGACAGGCTGCCGAAACGGTCGTGCGTATCCGTCAGGACCCGACTACCCCTCAAAAGCTGGCCCACGCACGTCGCTGGGTCGAGCAGACCTGTAGTACTGCTGTCTATGCCCGTCGGATGCTGGAGCTAACGGGGCTGATGCGACCGCTCTTGGCAGGGAGGGAGCCATGA
- a CDS encoding polysaccharide biosynthesis/export family protein: protein MVSVRRWTWGVVPLLVMLGTVASAGANTLSAYDRVSVAVVDGEEFSSARGGMDEGFVIGADGMLAVPQLGGVPAAGREEADLQQDLTRRLSAYIRVPNVAVRLVGVSPVTVEVSGAVYRPGAVTLQPEAVTVRDVSALRTAFNAVRKAGGIRPDANLAGIVVERAGKQQTLALGQDTPVIQGDRILVPSLGAGQEQNNVPAQLAPTEITVYVSGQDLPATSIGPVKVKPGTSLFGALTAAGATGQSFLRSGRSVLFIRHNPVDGKREVQTLALDRIVRGETDPKLLDGDSIAIDSGPTANAGGLLNLLAPLLSPLIFLFR, encoded by the coding sequence ATGGTTTCGGTTCGGCGATGGACTTGGGGCGTAGTGCCGCTACTGGTCATGCTTGGGACGGTTGCTTCGGCGGGGGCGAATACGCTCAGCGCCTATGACCGCGTTTCAGTGGCAGTAGTCGATGGGGAGGAGTTTAGCTCGGCTCGAGGAGGTATGGATGAGGGTTTCGTCATCGGGGCAGATGGGATGCTGGCGGTGCCGCAGTTGGGGGGTGTCCCTGCTGCCGGACGTGAGGAGGCGGATCTCCAGCAAGATCTGACCCGCAGGCTGAGCGCTTATATCAGGGTGCCCAACGTCGCGGTGCGTCTGGTCGGGGTCAGTCCGGTCACTGTGGAGGTGTCTGGGGCGGTCTATCGTCCGGGGGCGGTGACGCTACAGCCGGAGGCGGTCACAGTGCGCGATGTCAGTGCCCTACGCACGGCATTCAATGCGGTCCGCAAGGCGGGGGGCATTCGCCCGGATGCCAATTTGGCGGGCATTGTCGTAGAACGAGCGGGGAAACAACAGACGCTGGCGCTAGGGCAAGATACCCCGGTGATCCAGGGCGATCGTATTCTTGTGCCCAGTCTAGGAGCGGGTCAGGAGCAGAACAATGTCCCAGCGCAACTCGCCCCTACCGAAATCACAGTGTATGTCTCGGGCCAGGATTTGCCTGCCACCTCCATAGGTCCGGTCAAAGTCAAGCCAGGGACTTCACTTTTTGGGGCGCTGACGGCGGCAGGGGCGACAGGGCAGTCTTTTTTGCGCAGTGGGCGCAGTGTGCTTTTTATCCGCCACAATCCTGTAGATGGCAAGCGTGAGGTTCAGACTCTGGCTCTTGACCGGATTGTTCGGGGAGAGACGGACCCCAAACTCCTGGATGGGGACAGTATCGCCATCGACAGCGGTCCCACAGCCAACGCCGGGGGGTTGCTCAACTTACTGGCTCCCCTGCTGAGCCCGCTGATTTTCTTGTTTCGCTGA
- a CDS encoding alkene reductase gives MTTLFSPLQLGPLNLPNRIVMAPLTRSRAGAGLVPQPLNAQYYAQRASAGLIISEATQVSPQGIGYPGTPGIYSLEQIEGWKLVTEAVHKQGGRIFLQLWHVGRVSHPALQPAGALPVAPSAIAAEGQAYTYSGPQPYVTPRALETDEIPSIVEQFRQGASHALAAGFDGVEVHSANGYLLDQFLHDGSNHRTDAYGGSIANRTRLLLEVTEAVCDVWGSERVGVRLSPSGTFGTMSDSDPVALFSYVATALDRFGLAYLHIVQPRVDGNVTLSEYASDLAVEFFRPLFKGTLIAAGGFDREEGQRTLAAGEADLIAYGRLFIANPDLPERFRLNAPLNQPDRSTFSGGDAKGYTDYPSLELQTTL, from the coding sequence ATGACTACTCTGTTTAGCCCCTTGCAACTAGGTCCCCTGAATCTCCCCAACCGCATCGTGATGGCTCCTTTGACTCGGTCACGGGCAGGGGCGGGTCTTGTCCCACAGCCTTTGAATGCTCAGTACTATGCCCAACGGGCCTCGGCGGGCCTGATCATCAGTGAGGCCACCCAGGTCTCCCCCCAGGGCATCGGCTATCCCGGCACCCCCGGCATCTACAGCCTTGAGCAGATCGAGGGCTGGAAATTGGTGACCGAAGCAGTCCACAAGCAAGGAGGCCGGATCTTCTTGCAACTGTGGCATGTGGGGCGGGTCTCCCATCCCGCACTCCAGCCCGCAGGAGCCCTACCCGTCGCCCCTTCCGCCATCGCAGCCGAGGGCCAAGCCTACACCTACAGCGGTCCTCAGCCCTATGTCACGCCCCGAGCGCTGGAGACCGACGAGATCCCCAGTATCGTCGAACAATTCCGCCAAGGAGCAAGCCATGCTTTGGCTGCCGGATTTGACGGCGTCGAGGTCCATTCCGCCAACGGCTATCTGCTTGACCAGTTCCTCCACGACGGCTCCAACCACCGCACTGACGCCTATGGCGGGTCTATCGCTAACCGCACCCGTCTGCTCTTGGAGGTCACCGAGGCCGTGTGTGATGTCTGGGGATCTGAGCGCGTCGGGGTACGCCTCTCTCCGAGTGGTACCTTCGGCACGATGTCCGATTCGGACCCGGTGGCACTTTTTAGCTACGTAGCGACCGCCCTTGACCGCTTCGGCCTCGCCTACCTGCACATCGTGCAGCCCCGCGTCGATGGCAACGTAACGCTCAGCGAATATGCCTCCGATCTTGCGGTGGAATTCTTCCGCCCACTCTTTAAGGGCACGCTCATCGCCGCCGGGGGCTTTGACCGCGAAGAAGGCCAACGCACCTTGGCTGCCGGGGAAGCGGATTTGATTGCCTATGGTCGTCTTTTTATCGCCAACCCCGACTTGCCCGAGCGCTTCCGTCTGAATGCCCCCCTCAATCAGCCCGACCGCAGTACCTTTTCTGGCGGCGATGCGAAGGGTTACACCGACTACCCTTCTCTAGAACTGCAAACGACCCTTTGA
- a CDS encoding peroxiredoxin-like family protein, protein MSLTQELNNVATHIKSQIPAEALSTMGQAMAELIQSGIVDRSLKVGATVPDFTLPNAAGTPVQLSTLLAQGPVVISFYRGAWCPFCNLELHALQQALPEIQALGANLVAISPQTPDNSLTTIEKNSLTFEVLSDSGNTVARQFGIVFQLAESLRPIYANFGIDLPVFNGDTSFELPMPATYVIAPDGRVAYTFVDPDYTKRLEPAQVLEALRSLKA, encoded by the coding sequence ATGAGTCTTACCCAGGAATTAAACAACGTTGCGACCCATATTAAAAGTCAAATCCCCGCTGAAGCCCTCAGCACGATGGGGCAAGCGATGGCGGAGCTTATCCAATCCGGCATTGTAGACCGGAGCCTAAAAGTTGGGGCCACGGTGCCGGACTTCACCCTCCCCAATGCTGCCGGTACGCCCGTCCAACTCTCGACCTTGCTCGCCCAAGGTCCGGTGGTCATCAGCTTTTATCGGGGTGCTTGGTGCCCCTTCTGCAATCTGGAACTGCATGCCCTCCAGCAAGCACTCCCAGAGATTCAGGCTTTAGGAGCGAATCTCGTTGCCATTTCGCCCCAGACTCCCGACAATTCCCTCACCACTATCGAGAAGAATAGTCTGACTTTTGAAGTCCTGAGCGATAGCGGGAACACCGTTGCTCGCCAGTTCGGGATCGTCTTTCAGCTCGCCGAATCCCTGCGTCCCATCTACGCCAACTTCGGGATCGACCTACCTGTCTTTAACGGCGATACCTCCTTTGAACTGCCCATGCCCGCTACCTATGTGATTGCCCCGGATGGTCGGGTTGCCTATACTTTTGTTGATCCCGACTACACCAAGCGCCTGGAGCCCGCCCAAGTTTTGGAGGCCCTGCGCTCCCTGAAGGCGTGA
- a CDS encoding peroxiredoxin-like family protein produces the protein MSLTQDLDNFRAQARTVHIPADKIALMDQATQELVTAGTAQTSLNVGAQVPDFTLPNAVGAPVQLSTLLAQGPVVISFYRGGWCPYCNLELRALQQALPEIQALGASLVAISPQTPDNSLSTAEKNSLTFAVLSDSGNTVARQFGLVFELPSYLQEVYAGFGIDLPTSNGDGRWELPIAATYVITPEGRVAYAFIDPDYTQRLDPADIVSALKALPVTVA, from the coding sequence ATGAGTCTGACTCAAGACCTCGACAACTTCCGCGCCCAAGCCCGCACCGTCCATATTCCTGCCGACAAAATTGCCCTGATGGACCAAGCCACCCAAGAACTCGTCACCGCCGGAACGGCACAGACCAGCCTGAATGTGGGTGCACAGGTACCCGACTTTACCCTCCCCAATGCCGTCGGTGCGCCCGTCCAACTCTCGACCTTGCTCGCCCAAGGTCCGGTGGTCATCAGCTTTTATCGGGGCGGATGGTGCCCTTACTGCAACCTAGAACTGCGGGCTTTACAGCAAGCACTCCCGGAGATTCAGGCTTTAGGGGCCAGTCTCGTTGCCATTTCGCCCCAGACTCCCGACAACTCCCTCTCCACTGCCGAGAAAAACAGTCTGACCTTCGCTGTCCTGAGCGATAGCGGGAACACCGTTGCCCGTCAGTTTGGGCTGGTCTTCGAGTTGCCCTCTTATTTGCAAGAAGTTTATGCAGGGTTTGGCATCGATCTTCCTACTAGCAACGGTGATGGGCGCTGGGAACTCCCCATCGCCGCCACCTATGTAATTACCCCAGAGGGACGGGTTGCCTACGCGTTTATCGATCCCGACTACACCCAGCGGCTTGACCCAGCAGACATCGTGAGCGCGCTCAAGGCTCTGCCTGTCACGGTGGCTTAA
- a CDS encoding GumC family protein encodes MNKVISLVKRHFWLLVGLNLGVLALTAAIAAFYPRSWTASAQFILANSTSNLDASLGPLGSLKSTGNGFSDEVSPLKIQASILTSADVLSRIWTTDPERKQFTRLDGYAKFFKVAPQEQSTILGLEVMGSSPELALKRARKLSVVYQERLNELRQDDVMARERFTRTALEQAHRDLVSAQAQLAGFKQKTGLVNIDEQTRGLIETISALTTAQTQAEAEGSAAKVRAEVLAKRLGMTGAQALKALSLGENKEYQALRQKLIEVQTALAQARGLYTDRNPRVQSLLLQRETLLGALRTQLQLAVPKAQGVDTTLGGNGGAQDGRIELILNLLQAEGVGEGLGRQANQIQKRLDELGGRLGSISTQQGQLLELERRYSIAEGVYKGMVAQVQQARVSAFNAYPNVQILDQPSVDPKPTNPKLFLIFLGGGLAAVLGSLALVLFLESYNPLFDVRDVEGMAFPILARLPNLKQAPQPQGETEVAFQRLASAVSLMDLENRRLLVTSSTVAEGKTTLTLGLALALVEFGFRVLLVDGDLRKGGLTLRLGHRARQKGAPVPVMPGLDLLPAVPQSVKVTEFVARGQFAQGLEQVQDNYDYILVDSAPLGLTGETALMAAAVQNVLFVVRPGISDRNSVQESLLQLTQQRIRVLGLALNANQRLREYYPYVRQGAQA; translated from the coding sequence ATGAACAAAGTGATCTCCCTGGTCAAGCGCCACTTCTGGCTTTTGGTCGGGCTGAATCTGGGTGTGCTGGCTTTGACGGCGGCAATTGCCGCCTTCTACCCGCGCAGTTGGACTGCGAGTGCCCAGTTTATCCTGGCGAACTCGACCAGCAATCTGGATGCCAGTCTGGGACCGTTAGGTTCACTCAAGAGCACGGGCAATGGCTTTAGTGACGAGGTCAGCCCGCTCAAAATTCAAGCCTCAATCCTGACTTCTGCCGACGTACTCAGCCGCATTTGGACCACGGACCCGGAGCGCAAGCAATTCACGCGTCTGGACGGCTACGCCAAATTTTTTAAAGTCGCCCCGCAAGAACAGTCCACAATCTTGGGTCTGGAGGTCATGGGATCGAGCCCAGAGCTAGCCCTCAAGCGTGCTAGGAAGCTGAGTGTGGTCTATCAAGAGCGGCTCAACGAACTGCGTCAAGACGATGTCATGGCGCGGGAGCGCTTCACCCGCACCGCCCTCGAACAAGCACACCGGGACCTGGTGAGTGCTCAGGCACAACTGGCGGGTTTCAAGCAAAAAACCGGCTTGGTCAACATCGATGAACAGACGCGCGGACTCATCGAGACGATCAGCGCCCTGACCACAGCTCAGACTCAGGCGGAGGCGGAAGGCAGTGCAGCTAAAGTGCGGGCTGAAGTCTTAGCGAAGCGCCTGGGAATGACGGGTGCACAGGCGCTCAAGGCGCTCAGTCTGGGGGAGAACAAAGAATATCAAGCCCTGCGCCAGAAATTGATCGAGGTCCAAACCGCCCTAGCTCAGGCTAGGGGGCTCTACACTGACCGCAATCCGCGGGTCCAGTCCCTGCTCCTTCAGCGCGAAACCCTCCTCGGAGCACTCAGAACTCAACTCCAGCTTGCGGTGCCGAAAGCGCAAGGAGTGGACACGACCCTGGGAGGCAATGGAGGCGCTCAGGACGGACGTATCGAATTGATCCTCAACCTGCTCCAGGCTGAGGGGGTAGGCGAAGGCTTGGGCCGACAAGCCAACCAGATCCAGAAGCGCCTCGACGAACTGGGCGGACGACTGGGCTCGATCTCGACCCAACAGGGCCAACTACTCGAACTAGAGCGCCGCTATAGCATTGCTGAAGGGGTCTATAAGGGCATGGTCGCTCAGGTCCAACAGGCCCGAGTCAGTGCCTTTAATGCTTATCCCAATGTCCAGATCTTAGACCAGCCCAGTGTGGACCCCAAACCCACCAACCCGAAACTGTTCTTGATCTTCTTGGGTGGTGGACTCGCAGCGGTGCTGGGGAGTCTGGCCCTGGTACTCTTTCTGGAGTCGTATAATCCGCTCTTTGATGTTCGTGACGTGGAAGGCATGGCCTTCCCAATCCTCGCTCGCCTGCCCAACCTGAAGCAAGCTCCGCAGCCGCAGGGGGAAACCGAAGTGGCTTTCCAGCGGTTGGCCTCGGCGGTGAGCCTCATGGACCTGGAAAACCGCCGGTTGCTCGTGACCAGCTCGACGGTCGCAGAAGGAAAGACAACGCTGACCCTTGGGCTGGCGCTGGCCTTAGTCGAGTTTGGCTTCCGGGTGCTGTTGGTGGATGGAGATCTGCGCAAGGGGGGGCTCACGCTGCGGCTGGGACACCGCGCCCGTCAGAAGGGTGCGCCCGTGCCGGTCATGCCGGGGCTGGACTTGCTACCTGCGGTCCCCCAATCGGTAAAGGTGACGGAGTTTGTCGCCCGTGGACAGTTCGCTCAGGGGCTAGAGCAGGTGCAGGACAACTACGACTACATCCTGGTGGACAGTGCGCCCTTAGGCTTGACCGGCGAGACCGCGTTGATGGCAGCTGCGGTGCAGAATGTGCTCTTTGTCGTCCGCCCCGGCATCAGTGACCGCAACTCTGTCCAAGAGAGTCTGCTGCAACTGACCCAACAGCGCATCCGGGTGCTCGGTCTTGCGCTCAATGCCAATCAGCGCTTGCGGGAGTATTACCCCTACGTCCGGCAGGGAGCCCAAGCATGA
- a CDS encoding alpha/beta hydrolase domain-containing protein, whose protein sequence is MELTVTSITAHGTFQSGEYLCLEGIFYGELSVTEAISGLEKAPRNERGRVAYSTTVRLIVPQDPRWGNGALLVDLPNRGLPSAHYIYNNPLNHTLPFGSLGAGNGFLEDHGFLMASVQWELGRGINLPAFTDGLGRKRYVEGAALVVIRDFLDWLRFSSDLLPGLAAPLSQGITRVLGVGWSQTGRLLKTLLLHGFNLTRHGLLIDGIHHQAGPTGWLPLLQSGSGPDSSAVSVPTPDHPDMRGVVEEPLTPAALLKVMAERGESAPRMIFTVMSLDYYILRASLFRTGAKGCCDLPIPESVRVYDVAGGAHALVPTAGCAYPRGTLDWGPVMRAVLLHLDRWVKEGVPPPPNRLMPLAARPRDPAVLQTPAHLPEAVVQVPKVDSDGNPLGGIRLPDIEVPLGTHGAPNAPASDFGCFISGSFVPFCETEAERSAQNDTRRSRQARYPNPDVYLERVRAAAEQLVQEGFLLEEDRRLVLDTARQEAKKPC, encoded by the coding sequence ATGGAACTCACCGTAACTTCCATCACTGCGCACGGAACCTTTCAGTCCGGCGAATACCTCTGCTTGGAGGGGATTTTTTATGGTGAACTGTCGGTCACAGAAGCGATCTCCGGTCTTGAGAAAGCGCCCCGCAACGAGCGCGGTCGGGTGGCGTACTCCACGACTGTTCGGCTGATTGTGCCGCAAGACCCCCGCTGGGGTAACGGGGCCTTGCTGGTGGACCTCCCCAATCGGGGCCTGCCGAGTGCGCACTATATCTATAACAACCCACTGAACCATACCCTACCGTTCGGCTCGCTTGGGGCCGGCAATGGATTTCTGGAAGACCACGGCTTCCTGATGGCCTCGGTGCAGTGGGAGTTGGGGCGGGGGATCAACCTGCCTGCCTTCACAGATGGGCTTGGGCGAAAGCGCTATGTGGAGGGAGCGGCGCTGGTGGTGATTCGTGATTTTTTGGACTGGCTCCGGTTTTCATCGGACCTCCTGCCTGGATTGGCTGCTCCTTTGTCACAGGGCATCACGCGGGTCTTGGGGGTGGGTTGGTCGCAGACAGGGCGTTTGCTGAAGACCTTGCTCTTACATGGCTTCAATCTCACCCGACATGGCCTGCTGATCGACGGTATCCACCATCAGGCAGGGCCAACCGGCTGGCTGCCGCTTTTGCAATCGGGGTCTGGGCCTGATTCCAGTGCCGTCAGCGTACCTACACCGGATCATCCAGATATGCGCGGAGTCGTCGAAGAGCCCCTGACTCCCGCCGCCCTGCTCAAGGTCATGGCTGAACGAGGCGAGTCTGCGCCGAGGATGATCTTCACCGTCATGTCCTTGGATTACTATATCCTGCGGGCCTCTTTGTTCCGCACCGGGGCCAAGGGGTGCTGCGATCTACCCATCCCGGAGTCCGTGCGGGTCTACGATGTGGCGGGTGGTGCTCATGCCCTGGTCCCGACAGCGGGCTGCGCCTATCCGCGCGGCACATTGGACTGGGGTCCGGTGATGCGTGCGGTCCTGCTGCATCTAGACCGCTGGGTGAAAGAAGGCGTCCCCCCGCCCCCCAATCGACTCATGCCCTTGGCAGCGCGCCCGCGAGATCCTGCGGTCCTCCAGACCCCCGCACACCTCCCTGAAGCGGTGGTTCAGGTGCCAAAGGTGGATAGTGATGGCAACCCGTTGGGCGGTATTAGATTGCCGGATATCGAAGTTCCCCTCGGCACCCACGGTGCCCCCAACGCACCCGCCAGTGATTTCGGTTGTTTTATCAGCGGTTCTTTTGTACCGTTTTGTGAGACCGAAGCAGAGCGCAGCGCACAAAACGACACGCGGCGCTCACGACAGGCGCGTTACCCCAACCCGGATGTGTACTTGGAGCGCGTCCGCGCCGCAGCTGAACAGCTCGTTCAAGAGGGTTTTTTGTTGGAAGAGGATAGGCGGTTGGTCCTGGATACAGCTAGACAAGAAGCAAAAAAACCGTGCTAG
- a CDS encoding O-antigen ligase family protein encodes MTSGLLGAKQASWWQNLNRAEQVVAALIALMPLTWVVGAKQLPLLLGIGLAVYEIRRHGTLQLKRPGWMVGAVVAFGVYRFLSETLWGEPLSPSGLLSLLNTWVLPGFLLWYFQSRDIRVRPEIVAWSCLVLVGEMLLLWAGIHFVLGEPAYAPPLSLFGLLLGKGEQFFPGGGIGNFLHPYWPNDRVFGLARFGFFFGYPESFAVVMGFIALLFLDRKLPAQPLLLGACLFLLVLSGTRSAWLALPLVLAVRTWFTAGQVGGRALPLALVALVSFIALSVPPVTELVLDTVHQTAQATDKFRPDSSEVRGRIYTRTLERLGDEWLFGHGVPGPTVLPRYKPAALGTHSFVLGTLLYRSGAVGTALFVLYWLALAGWLYRTRAGRPPCALLAMLYISLVLLTKDFEVTEMLVLVLVALLREREAVDG; translated from the coding sequence ATGACATCCGGGCTCCTAGGTGCAAAACAAGCTTCCTGGTGGCAGAACCTCAACCGGGCGGAGCAGGTCGTAGCGGCACTGATCGCCTTGATGCCTTTGACTTGGGTGGTTGGCGCGAAGCAGTTACCCCTGCTTCTGGGGATAGGTCTCGCCGTCTATGAAATCCGCCGCCATGGAACCCTTCAGCTCAAACGCCCCGGTTGGATGGTAGGGGCGGTCGTGGCCTTTGGGGTCTACCGTTTCTTGAGCGAGACGCTCTGGGGGGAGCCCCTGTCGCCGAGTGGGCTGCTCAGTTTACTCAATACTTGGGTTTTGCCCGGTTTTTTGTTGTGGTACTTCCAGAGTCGCGATATCCGGGTCCGTCCCGAGATCGTGGCCTGGTCCTGTCTGGTCCTGGTGGGCGAGATGCTGCTTCTGTGGGCAGGGATTCACTTTGTCCTGGGAGAGCCTGCTTACGCCCCGCCGCTGTCGCTATTTGGGCTGCTGTTGGGCAAGGGCGAGCAATTCTTCCCCGGCGGGGGGATCGGCAATTTTCTGCATCCCTACTGGCCCAATGACCGGGTGTTTGGGCTGGCGCGGTTTGGTTTTTTCTTTGGCTACCCGGAGTCGTTTGCGGTGGTGATGGGGTTTATCGCCCTACTCTTCCTCGACCGCAAGTTGCCCGCTCAGCCGCTGCTTTTGGGGGCGTGCTTGTTCTTGTTGGTGCTCAGTGGGACGCGCTCGGCGTGGCTTGCGCTACCGCTGGTCTTGGCGGTGCGCACTTGGTTCACAGCGGGGCAGGTGGGAGGTAGAGCTTTACCTCTGGCGTTGGTGGCCTTGGTGAGCTTTATCGCGCTTTCGGTGCCGCCTGTGACGGAGTTGGTTTTGGACACGGTGCACCAAACGGCTCAGGCTACTGACAAATTCCGCCCTGATTCCTCGGAAGTCCGGGGCCGGATCTACACGCGGACGCTGGAGCGGCTGGGGGATGAATGGCTCTTCGGGCATGGGGTGCCGGGGCCGACCGTCTTGCCGCGGTATAAACCGGCTGCACTCGGTACCCATAGTTTTGTCCTCGGGACTCTGCTCTATCGCTCGGGGGCGGTGGGAACGGCGTTGTTTGTACTCTATTGGCTGGCTCTGGCGGGGTGGCTGTATCGGACACGGGCGGGACGGCCTCCCTGTGCGCTGTTGGCGATGCTTTATATCAGCCTGGTCCTGCTGACCAAGGATTTTGAGGTGACTGAGATGCTGGTGCTGGTGTTGGTGGCCCTGTTGCGGGAAAGGGAGGCCGTCGATGGCTAA